In Eucalyptus grandis isolate ANBG69807.140 chromosome 4, ASM1654582v1, whole genome shotgun sequence, the following proteins share a genomic window:
- the LOC104443113 gene encoding dirigent protein 5, with protein sequence MVELPKNHGIYFFLIFLLLSLASQLPLARPSKELKPCKHIVLHMHQVIFNGSNSANTTGAAVTSPVGLGHFAFGQVFIFDNPMTKDQNLLSPPAARAQGFYFYHMKTVPSAWMAFTLVFNSTEHKGTINVMGSNFIPAKTRYLSVVGGTGDFFMTRGILEIEEDGVVPFVYFRLKMDIKLYECY encoded by the coding sequence ATGGTAGAGCTTCCGAAAAACCACGGTATCTACTTCTTCCTCATCTTtctcttgctctcacttgcctCACAACTTCCATTAGCTAGGCCTTCCAAAGAACTCAAACCATGCAAGCACATTGTGCTCCACATGCATCAAGTGATCTTCAATGGCAGTAACTCGGCCAACACGACCGGGGCTGCTGTAACGAGTCCAGTTGGGCTTGGGCATTTTGCCTTTGGCCAGGTATTCATCTTCGACAATCCCATGACCAAAGACCAGAACCTGCTATCTCCACCGGCAGCACGAGCTCAGGGATTCTATTTTTACCATATGAAAACTGTTCCAAGCGCCTGGATGGCCTTTACCTTGGTTTTCAATTCGACGGAGCATAAGGGCACCATAAACGTCATGGGGTCCAATTTTATCCCGGCAAAGACTAGGTATCTATCGGTTGTCGGTGGAACCGGGGATTTTTTCATGACGAGAGGGATTCTAGAGATTGAGGAAGATGGTGTCGTCCCATTTGTGTATTTTAGACTGAAGATGGATATTAAGTTGTACGAGTGCTATTAG